The Setaria viridis chromosome 2, Setaria_viridis_v4.0, whole genome shotgun sequence DNA window ACACGCCTGGAGCGTTATACAAAAATATGGTTTTCTTTCTGAATTACCTGTTTAACCACTTTGACTATATTGTGGTTTAGCCATGTAGTAGTACATGGCTAAACCATGCACGATGAATACAATTTGCGTGTTGATTAACTTTGACAACGTCTTGTCTCATCCCTGGGGTCAGCGCTAGCCGAGATGTGAACAAATATAGTCAGCAACGACGAAGACAAAATGAATGAGCGTAGGTTCTGAGAATGTTCTCGCGTTTCGTTGCTGTCTGTTTCTTTCTTGTTGCTATGCGCATTGGACGTGTTTATTTATGAATTGTATTGTAATTCCAACCATGCATGGCAGTGACGTAGTATACGCTGACAAAATTGCTAGCTTGCAAGGTAAGGCATCGTCTCTCCATCTCAGTTCGCCGCATTTTGATCGAATTTTTTTAGtgatatatgcatgcatggtttAGAATTTGGAATTGTAATCTGAATCGTTTCTTTGACATGTACGTGCATCGTCTTTGACAAGACCGTCCCCTTCCTTCCAGACAACAGATGAACATACACTACTTACAGAGTAATTTGATTGATTATATTGTAAGTTGAGGCACGATCAAACTACTAACTAACATCCTACATATATATGCATGCACTGATTGCAGATGCAGGAGGCCTCTGCTATCTTGTCGACAGCAATGGACGATGAGTCCAACCCGCCATTGATGACCACGTACAAGCATCTCTTGGATACCCACCCGCACCGCCGGCTGGATGCCGTCGACGATCACAACAGCGGGTGCGTCCTCCCGGTGATCGACCTGGGCAGCCTGCAGCACGCACCAGAGCAGTGCCGGGCGGCCATCGTGCGCGCGGCGTCGGAGTGGGGCTTCTTCCAGGTGACCAACCACGGTGTGCCGCAGCCGCTGCTGGACGAGCTGCACGACGCGCAGGTCGCCGTGTTCCGGCGGCCATTCGAGCGCAAGCTGCGCGAGCCGCTGCTCGACTTCTCGCCGGAGAGCTACCGCTGGGGCACGCCGACGGCCACGTGCCTGGAGCAGCTGTCGTGGTCGGAGGCCTACCACATCCCCATGatcacgccggccgccgccgccgccgccggtgatgaCGACAGGACCAGGCTAGTGATCGAGGAGGTGTCCACGGCGATGTCCAAGCTGGCGCTGCAGCTGGCGGGGATCCTCGTCGCAGACCTtcgcggcgacgaggagaaaGACATGGTGGCGCGGTGCACGCGCAACACGTGCTTCCTGCGGCTGAACCGGTACCCGGCGTGCGGCGCGGCGACCGGCGCCTTCGGGCTGTGCCCGCACACCGACAGCGACTTCCTCACCATCCTGCACCAGGACGCCGTCGGCGGCCTGCAGCTCCTCAAGGCCGGCCGCTGGGTCGCCGTCAAGCCCAACCCCGGCGCGCTCATcgtcaacgtcggcgacctccTGCAGGCATGGAGCAACGACCGCTATCGGAGCGTCGAGCACCGGGTCATGGCCAGCGCCGCGAGCGAGAGGTTCTCCgtcgccttcttcctctgccCCGCCTACGACACGCTCATCCGCCCGCGCAGCACCACCTcttgctccggcggcggcgcttctccTCCTCGATACAGGAGCTTCACCTTCGGCGAGTACCGGAACCAGATCAAGGAAGACGTCAGGCTCACGGGCCGAAAGATCGGCCTGCAACGCTTCCGACTGCATCAGCAGCTCCAAGGTGGCGGCCCATTGTAACATTCGATCTGCAAAAGGCCAATACTACAATCTTGGCCCATAACcaaagaaatattttttatagataaggagagaggaagggaaaagagagagagctgACATAACCATAAGTAGTATTGGCCCAGCAGCCTAACTGAGCCTCTAAAAATATATTGGTAGATGCTATATTTGTTTGGGGAAATTATTCTCACCAACAGTATACTATGTGTATACACGCTCTTGTACATAAGAATGTATATATGGTTGAAATAGCTAATGTGGCTAATAGTAATACTAGTCGCCAGTGTTTAACGCATGATTTGGTATATCTTGGTTAGTTGAATGGGGTTTTGTAGAGCTGCATCATAAATGGAGCAGGCACATCCAAGGGTGTTTTAAACTCCATCTATTATCTGGGTGCATGCAGATACCCTAGAAAGAAGGCTGCTTGGTTGGTTACCTAGTAGTATGCACTGACCCTGTATCTGCTGGTGCATTAACTCTATAAAGATGTATGGTTTCTTTTTTATAATGGATGGCAAGAGATTTGCTGATTTTTTATTAGAAGAGAAGATTAAAAGCCACCAAAAAGATAAATGAGACACAACTATGGGGCACAAAAACACCCCACACGATTACTACCAACTTGAACAAAAGAGAGGAAACAAAAACTAGGTAAACGAACAGACTAAACATAAAACTTCTAAAACGGAGGAGGGTGCGGATCCCAATGCTTGGGTTGCCAAATGGTATTGTTGAATCTCTTCTCCGATGAGGAAAGCCACTCCGTCcactattttattttcttggtTGAATGTTCTATTACACTCCTTCCATATGTTCCCTCAAAAGTAATATAACGAGAccatcaattttttttgtcGATCGTAACTCAGCATCTTTTCCACCATCTACATATGGAGTTCGTGGAATTTCCCCCGGTAGGTGCTAAACCAACTGACTAGTCTCGACCATGCTACAGTGATGTATGTACAATCTTTACACAAGTGTTTAGACATCTTGGATTCTGTATTGCAGAGTTTAAGCACGGGGTTGTGggtgtcggtattttatacccggcaacctactaaggggtatcccgaggtagtagattggttggtggggatcgccggacctagaactcaaaggtaaaatagaagacacaagacacaaatttatacaggttcgagccgtcagagtagcgtaataccctacgtcctgtttgaggtgttgtatattgcgctctacgcttgggtgttgtttggtgttgaggatttgatcctctgtttGGTTCTGTCGATCTAGGTACCTCTGCCCtcttttatatactccagggggtgggattactagtcggttataaggagtAGTCGATTATAagatatgagtcctagtaggattataaggtatgagtcctagtagaattataagggaatcctagtagaagtccgttttcttccttccttgcgggtactagggatctatccctgacagtGGAGCTATCCTATTTTTCTAAGTTGTTTGCCGTTAAGATTTTCCAACAAAGGAGGATACAAGCAAAAATAAATTCTACATTTTGGTTCCATCATTGCTTTTCCATATTGGGTGATTGACTGTCTCTTTGTCTACCCAAAGAATTGTATGGTTTCTGGATACAGAGACTTTTCCGTTGAGCCTGACATGCGAGGGCGGTGTGGGATGCACTGCATCAACCTAGCCAGGATGGCCAATGAAGCTCATTTTGAGCATATCCACGGCCCACGGGCCAGGCTAAAGGCAGAGTTTTGAATCCTCGCATGTAGTTTGCATCCGCTCAGCAGTCAACCAATCATATATAGACTTCATTCTCAGGTTATACGGGTCTAGTCAGCTAGGATGGGGGAGATCCAGTCAACCAAACAGTCCAATTGGCTTACAGACAGAGACAGGAGCAGAGCTAGAAACtcaattgaatttttttagTGGAAAGTGAAAAGACACAATAAATTTGAATGAAAACGTGTGTACaataattactaactaaaaatCTATCACAACCTAATAAAGATAAGGTATATCTATACGtagtattgtgttagaataatTAACAAATGGGAGAGAAAGTACAAGGTATTAACTATGGgtcctaaattttattattaatttCAAATTATTAGCAGCACAGGTTGATGCAAGCATAATAATGGTCGTTAAACTTGTAAAGAAAAAGTGTGATCTAGGCCCGTGATTATTAACTCTATTAAACTGCATTTGAATCGCCAAACTTGTTACGCTCCCCAACTCAATATCTCAATCTCCCTGGCTAGTGAACATATACTTTGGGACGTTGCACGGCAATATGTGGTGCTTGCATTGGTATGCAGCGAACATGACACCGTGGACAATGCTAGTATGGCTGGCTTTGCATGGTGTACTGTGGCTTGAATTTTGGCTGCTGGATCGATCCATGACTGCTGGGAGTAATGCAGTGTTTGCCCGTGCATTAGTGTTTCAAAATAAAGCACGCATGCATGATGGGTTGTGACTTCGCAAGGAAAGGACCCTGGAGTGGACCATGGGCATAGTTGAACAGGACGGCCTTCACTGCATCAGCAACTTTTTGTAGCTAACTACTCCTTTAATTTATTCTGTTGTGAATAATTCACCACGCACAGTTATTACACACTATTTGTTCTTGAAAATTCCTCGTTTCAAAGACAATGATCCAGTGGTTTGTTGAACAAGGCGCATGCATGATTGGTAACGAGGCCGGCCATGGGCCAGTCAGTCTCTTCTTTACAGGTAATAATCATGGCATCAAAAAGTACATAGATGTGCTGTCTCCTTCACATGGATCGGAGCTAGCAGTTGTTACGGTTGACAATGGATCAAACTAACAGCAAGTTGGGATGATTCACATGCATCCGATTAACTCTGACAGTTTGCAGGCGTGGCCGTGTGGGTTCTAGCTGtatagtccatggactaaactgttcatgactaaactttagtcccactTTTATTTACTTTCATagactaaagtggactaaaatcTATTAATGCAGTTGAACAAAGATCGTTTTACCCCTGCTACCCACCGCTCGGTACCCTTCCTCCCGGCCTCCCCTCCCCGTCACCATTCTGGTAGCTTTCTTTGCAGCAGCTTGTGGCCATTTTGGACAAGTGCTTGGTCTAATAGCTACCTGCTCGAAGAGGACGCGCTCTTCTCCGGCCTCTCCTTCCTGAGCTTGCACTTCCAACCATCCTGCTTCACCGTTACCCCGAGCAACATTCTACAAGGTatacttccttttctttttccattctGGAATTCAGATTCATATGCAAGATGAGATGTCTTCCGGACTTGTAGCACTGAGCTTCTCCTTCGTTAGGACGCAGATGAGCTCGACGCCATCTTTAACGATGACGTGCTAAAGCATTGGGACGAGATGGAGCAAGCTGACAGCAAGGTAGAGGGTGGCAACGGCGGCAGGGGTCGGGCgggaggtcggcggcgggcgggcgcggggcttGGGCGCcgcggcaagggcggcggcagTGGGAGGCATGGTGGCCGGCCCCGCCCaggccttcctcctcctggatcTGCAGCGGCAGGAGCGGGCTAGTTGGAGACGCCGCGGCAGAGGTCCtccggctcgccggcgccgttgGGGTCGGGGTTCAAGGTGGGGCCGTTCACGCGCTGCTTCCCGCGCTCGtctggaggcgacggcggcgggcgggtgaGCGGCGGTGGTCGGGCGGGAGGGAGGCTTGCGGAGGGGGCCGGGCGAGAAGGAGCAATTAATGAGGAGCAGGGGTATCCTGAGCACcctttagtccactttagtccaATTTTGTGGATTAGAGGACTAAAGGCTTTAGTCCAACTTTAGTCCACCTGTTTAGGTATTTAGGGACTAAAAAGTGCAAATTTTAGTCCAAACTTTAGTCCACCataggaaccaaacaccctcttactTCTACTTCTACCCAGAAGAGGTGGTTAACACAGCTACTGATTCATTAGTTTCTTTCCGCAAAAGAATTGAAGCAGAAACGACTGGCATATGGGTGACTTGCAGTGGCACTCACTCCTGGGTCGGCGTGCTCGTTAGTTACGTTGCCTGAATTCGTGGAACTGCATGGATCCTGTGGCCAACCACAACCAGCATCCTTTCACTTGAGCAACCAACTGTGGTAAAAGCGACCAGGTACCTGCTGCCTGCTGTGCGTGTGCCGGCCGGCCATATAGTACTGCTGTATAGTAGCTAGCATAGCATGTAGTAGATGTCCGTCATCATAGGCATGCAGTATGTTTAATTTGTTGCCTTGGAAGCAACTTAACAGAAGAAGCGAGATGGATATATTTCATTTTTctagtttctttcttttgcatTATTAATAATAATAATCTTATAGAGGATCGTCCGTGCAGGAAAGGAACAGGGTGCCGTCCGCCGGGCAGGTGGCCGGTTTCCTTTCAAGCTACGGCCGCAGCAACCACCCCTGTCCCTGTGGCCTGGCCTGGCCGCAGGAAACGAACAGCAGTCGTCTCTTCTCGTCCTCACACCGATGATCCTCTCATTGCAACGCAGGCACGCAACGCAATCACCAAACGAGAAGCCTTGTGATCTCGCATTGTATTTCCAGTCAGTATGAATGGTATAATGCATGCCTGGCCCAGCCCTCTCCAACAACAAATAATATACAGTAGTAGCCAATTGCGATATTGTTATTTGTGACGAAGACGTctcaagcaaagcaaagcaagatCTGAACAACTGCTGCCGTGATCCGGACGAGTGTGGACTATATATGCAGCACTTTTAGCAGAAAGCAGTAAGTAAGAAGCGTTTAATTAATGAATTTGTTTGTTGCGCATGATGCTTGTTTCTTCAGTACTGTTGCATTGCAGCTATATATAAAGTTATTTcaagatggatggatggatgcatcATATTTAATCCAAATTGGACTTAACCCTGGCTCACTCTATCGATCGATGGATCACTGGCCTGGAGTAGAATGCAAGCATAAACCGCAGTGCAGCTGCTGTTGCTCTCTGACTGCAACAGCAATTCAATGAGCTACATACAAGACAATTCATTAATAAAACTAGCTCCTTCAGTTGTTCAGATGCATGCAATGCATGGTTCACTGTAAACACACCTTAATTAGCAGCCTGGTCTGGCTGTAAAGTAGTACTAATTGTTTTCAGCATGCAGCCAGTGACTGCCACGGTTAGTCGCCAATCATGCAGCAACTGAACTGATTGATTGGAAGGAGCCAGTAGTAGCTAGCGTGCATGTATGCGGCACAGCTAGCTCAAGCAGTAGTTAGTTACCTGGGACCAATAATCCACCACCATTAGCCTTTGTTCCCTCCTCAAACCAACACATCACATGCATGCTACCTCCAGCTTCTATTATATGCTTGTTGCCTGGATTGGATGGgtatattatatttttcctactacGTACGTACCCAATCTCACTCTGGAGCTTGCAGTTGAGATGATGAAAAAAGCTCCAACAGATTCTAATTTAGCACACGCGAGTACAGCGATGAATCCGCGTATACGACTCCAGGAGTACTCCATCcttttcaaaatgtaggtcattttaactttttagagttcgtagatattattatgcatccagtgtatgtctaggtgcataataatatctataaactaaaacgatctacaattaatttggaacggaaggagcaGTAGCCAGGTAGGTACAATGTGCAACCGCAAAAACTAATAAGGCCACGCATTATACTAGTGTGACAGTGCAACAAGAAGCAGGCAGCTGCAACATGCATGCTTGCTTGCTAGCAGCAAAAGCAATGTCAGCATGTGTGCGTACGTTCATGCACGACAAGTTAAAGGGGGTTGGGACTATTTGCACTGCACCCTTTCCCTGAATTAATGGGAAAGCGATGCCAGCTTAATCAATTAATTAATTGGTTGGGGCAGCATGACTGACACTAAGCAGGAGTAATTAATTCATATCATCGGAGCTTAACCGCATGCACAACCACACAGCTGCAATATAATTGGTGGTCTAGCTAGCATAATCCCGGTTCAGTTGGGTGGCAGTGGCACGGGCAATATTGCTAATGCTGCAATGCAAGTGTACGTAGAAGCTATATAAGCAGTGACCGCCCCCATACTGGCCTCCCACAACCACTAGTCCATCCAACAATCCACCTGGCTCTAGCAGCCCAACAGCACAAGGACATCCATCCATCCCATTCCATGGCGTCGATGGCGGCGATGGTCACCATGGGCGTCGCTGCTCTCTTCCTCTCGGCGGCTGCCTCCAGCGCCATGGCTGCTGGGCTGCAGATGGACTTCTACAGCAGCACGTGCCCGCGCGTGGAGGAGATCGTCAAGGACGAGATGGTGGAGATCCTCAGGGCGGCGCCGACGCTCGCCGGgccgctgctccgcctccacttccacgactgcttcgtcaggGTACGTGCTGCGTTGCTGCGTATGCATTTGCGTTGCAAGTTACTGAATGCATCGTGCATGGGGACAGGGTTGCGACGGTTCCGTCCTGCTGGACTCGACGCCGGCCAACACGGCGGAGAAGGACGCGACGCCCAACCTGACCCTCCGCGGCTTCGGCTCCGTGCAGCGTGTCAAGGACCGTCTCGAGCAGGCGTGCCCCGGcaccgtctcctgcgccgacatcctcgcccTCATGGCCCGCGACGCCGTCGTCCTGGCCAGGGGCCCCTCCTGGCCCGTCgccctcggccgccgcgacggccgcgTCTCCATCGCCAACGAGACCAACCAGCTCCCCCCGCCCACCGCCAACTTCACCCGCCTCGTCCAGATGTTCGCCGCCAAGGGCCTCGGCGTCAAGGACCTCGTCGTCCTCTCCGGCGGCCACACCCTCGGCACCGCCCACTGCAACCTCTTCAGCGACCGCCTCTACAACTTCACCGGCGCCAACAACCTCGCGGACGTCGACCCCGCCCTCGACGCCACGTAcctcgcccgcctccgctccAGGTGCCAGAGCCTCGCCGACAACACCACCCTCAATGAGATGGACCCCGGCAGCTTCCTCAGCTTCGACGCCAGCTACTACCGCCTCGTCGCCAAGCGCCGGGGGCTCTTCCACTCCGACGCCGCGCTGCTCAGCGACCCCGCCACCAGGGCGTACGTCCAGCGCCAGGCCACCGGACTCTTCGCGGACGAGTTCTTCCGTGACTTCGCCGACTCCATGGTCAAGATGTCCACCGTCGACGTGCTCACCGGAGCGCAGGGAGAGATCAGGAAGAAATGCTACCTCGTCAACTAACTGATCATCCATCCATAATCTGATGCTTTTGCTGCTGATGCTTTCGTTTCATCTGCATTCGGTTGATCATTCAATTATATTATTCGTTGATTACCCTGCTGCACGTGTGAAGTTCCAAGTTCTTTTGCTTGACTACTACTCCATCCGGCCTTCACATGCATACACTGCCTACATATGTAATGGATGTACGTAACTGATGTATACGTAGACTGAGTGCATTTCAGtttcttggatttttttttttccttccttttgtGGATCAAAtccatggtgatgatgatgtaatATAATAACGACAGTCAAGATATATAATAAACACAATATATGATATATTCACAATTACTGTCTAC harbors:
- the LOC117842439 gene encoding gibberellin 2-beta-dioxygenase 5 — translated: MQEASAILSTAMDDESNPPLMTTYKHLLDTHPHRRLDAVDDHNSGCVLPVIDLGSLQHAPEQCRAAIVRAASEWGFFQVTNHGVPQPLLDELHDAQVAVFRRPFERKLREPLLDFSPESYRWGTPTATCLEQLSWSEAYHIPMITPAAAAAAGDDDRTRLVIEEVSTAMSKLALQLAGILVADLRGDEEKDMVARCTRNTCFLRLNRYPACGAATGAFGLCPHTDSDFLTILHQDAVGGLQLLKAGRWVAVKPNPGALIVNVGDLLQAWSNDRYRSVEHRVMASAASERFSVAFFLCPAYDTLIRPRSTTSCSGGGASPPRYRSFTFGEYRNQIKEDVRLTGRKIGLQRFRLHQQLQGGGPL
- the LOC117842383 gene encoding peroxidase 1, with protein sequence MASMAAMVTMGVAALFLSAAASSAMAAGLQMDFYSSTCPRVEEIVKDEMVEILRAAPTLAGPLLRLHFHDCFVRGCDGSVLLDSTPANTAEKDATPNLTLRGFGSVQRVKDRLEQACPGTVSCADILALMARDAVVLARGPSWPVALGRRDGRVSIANETNQLPPPTANFTRLVQMFAAKGLGVKDLVVLSGGHTLGTAHCNLFSDRLYNFTGANNLADVDPALDATYLARLRSRCQSLADNTTLNEMDPGSFLSFDASYYRLVAKRRGLFHSDAALLSDPATRAYVQRQATGLFADEFFRDFADSMVKMSTVDVLTGAQGEIRKKCYLVN